Proteins encoded by one window of Orbaceae bacterium BiB:
- the mmuM gene encoding homocysteine S-methyltransferase, producing the protein MTVTNPFSWHLSHHGYVIIDGALATELQERGCDLNDPLWSAKVLIEQPELISTVHYDYFIAGADCAITASYQASPLGFAKRGLSRSQSIALIKRSVDLAKQAKIKYQQVTKDSRPLVIAGSVGPYGAYLADGSEYTGKYNLSDIEMMDFHYDRIKALIDAGVDILACETMPSFAEIKVLVDIIAQFPDTPCWFSFALKDNHHLSDGTPLELVTKLLETNQQVIAIGVNCIALESVTKSLASLHQLTEKPLIVYPNSGEHYDATSKTWQIKDQQHTFCNQLLNWQKNGAKLIGGCSRTIPKDIKKISELLINRKVI; encoded by the coding sequence ATGACCGTAACTAACCCTTTTTCATGGCATTTATCTCATCATGGTTATGTCATTATTGATGGCGCATTGGCGACAGAACTACAGGAACGCGGATGCGATCTTAATGATCCGCTCTGGTCAGCAAAAGTATTAATTGAACAGCCTGAATTGATTTCAACTGTACATTATGACTACTTTATTGCCGGCGCTGATTGTGCAATCACCGCCAGTTACCAAGCCTCCCCACTAGGATTTGCTAAACGAGGATTATCGAGATCCCAATCCATCGCTTTAATTAAACGGAGTGTTGATCTAGCAAAACAAGCTAAAATAAAATATCAACAAGTGACAAAGGATAGTCGACCGTTGGTGATTGCTGGTTCAGTTGGACCTTATGGTGCTTATTTAGCAGATGGGTCTGAATATACCGGTAAGTATAATCTTAGTGATATTGAAATGATGGATTTTCACTATGACCGAATTAAAGCATTAATTGATGCCGGTGTTGATATACTTGCTTGTGAAACTATGCCCTCTTTTGCAGAGATAAAAGTATTAGTTGATATTATTGCTCAATTCCCTGATACACCTTGTTGGTTCTCATTTGCCTTAAAAGATAATCACCATTTAAGTGATGGAACACCTTTAGAGCTCGTCACTAAATTGTTGGAAACTAACCAACAAGTTATTGCAATTGGTGTCAACTGTATTGCGTTAGAGAGTGTCACTAAAAGCCTTGCTTCATTACATCAGCTAACAGAGAAACCACTTATTGTCTATCCTAATTCAGGTGAACATTACGATGCGACGAGTAAAACGTGGCAGATAAAAGATCAGCAACATACGTTTTGTAATCAACTTCTAAATTGGCAAAAAAATGGCGCTAAACTAATTGGAGGCTGCTCTCGTACAATACCTAAAGATATAAAAAAAATATCAGAGCTATTAATTAATCGCAAAGTAATATAG
- a CDS encoding MFS transporter: MLSDKIGRKPLILWARILTILAIYPIFALLTTYPSFTMLYCCVLVLAVLMAFNSVPSLTVCAEIFPSKIRATGLSVVYSISVAIFGGFAQMIVTGLVHWLNDLTAPSYYVIGAVGISLIGLFLFKETVGKELE; this comes from the coding sequence ATGCTTTCTGATAAAATAGGCCGTAAGCCATTAATTTTATGGGCTCGTATTTTAACAATTCTCGCTATTTATCCTATTTTTGCACTGTTAACCACTTACCCATCATTTACTATGCTTTATTGTTGTGTATTGGTGTTGGCGGTTCTTATGGCCTTTAATTCTGTACCAAGTTTAACTGTATGTGCAGAGATTTTCCCAAGTAAGATTCGAGCAACAGGATTATCAGTGGTATATAGTATCTCTGTCGCTATTTTTGGTGGATTTGCTCAAATGATTGTAACGGGACTCGTACATTGGCTGAATGATTTAACCGCTCCATCTTATTATGTTATAGGTGCAGTAGGTATTAGTTTAATTGGACTCTTTTTGTTTAAAGAGACAGTTGGTAAGGAGTTAGAGTAA
- a CDS encoding MFS transporter, translating to MAFNISKNDSKLKKARNIAGITMGNAIEFYDLAIYGTYAVLLGQLFFPGTNDFEKLMLSFATLGVGFVTRPLGTILIGLYADKFGRRPALLFTLWLMSIGTLLFVITPTYQQIGIWATIIIMLARLMQGFALGGEFGASTTMLMEYADNSNRGFYSSWQLFGQSLNTLLASLVGISIGFWLKDNEMALHSWGWRLAFAIGLLIVPMALYIRRSLPETKQIIVKESTGSLLKLVFCKYPKQLIAGILITLGATVPVYITLFYLANFAISELKFEMRSSILHVLPQLYRLFWYLLLGCFLIK from the coding sequence ATGGCGTTTAATATTTCGAAGAATGATAGTAAATTAAAAAAAGCCAGAAATATAGCAGGAATTACCATGGGTAATGCCATTGAATTTTATGACTTGGCTATTTATGGTACTTATGCTGTCCTTTTAGGACAGCTTTTTTTCCCTGGTACAAATGATTTTGAAAAGTTAATGTTGTCTTTTGCAACATTAGGTGTTGGCTTTGTTACCAGACCGTTAGGTACCATTTTGATTGGTCTGTATGCCGATAAATTTGGTCGACGGCCTGCATTACTTTTCACATTATGGTTAATGTCGATTGGTACGTTATTATTTGTTATTACGCCAACGTATCAACAAATTGGTATTTGGGCTACCATCATTATTATGTTAGCAAGATTAATGCAAGGTTTTGCTTTAGGTGGCGAATTTGGTGCCTCAACAACGATGTTAATGGAATATGCTGATAATTCTAATCGTGGATTTTATAGCAGTTGGCAGCTTTTTGGACAATCCTTAAATACATTATTAGCTTCTCTTGTCGGTATCTCGATTGGTTTTTGGTTAAAAGATAATGAGATGGCATTACATAGTTGGGGTTGGCGCCTAGCTTTTGCTATTGGATTACTTATTGTGCCGATGGCATTATATATTCGACGCTCTTTGCCAGAAACAAAACAAATAATTGTCAAAGAGTCAACGGGGTCACTGTTAAAATTGGTTTTTTGTAAATATCCGAAACAGCTGATTGCCGGTATTTTAATAACTTTAGGTGCAACAGTTCCTGTTTATATTACATTGTTTTATTTGGCGAACTTTGCTATTTCAGAACTAAAATTTGAGATGCGTTCAAGTATTCTTCATGTATTGCCGCAGCTGTACAGATTATTTTGGTACCTTTTATTGGGATGCTTTCTGATAAAATAG
- a CDS encoding M20/M25/M40 family metallo-hydrolase encodes MTTKILPEIDQIKDEMIAIRHQIHQHPEIGFEEHKTSELVAKLLTEWGYQVTRGIGGTGVVGQLKNGHGPAIGIRADMDALPIDEATKLSYQSQIKGKMHACGHDGHTATLLTTARYFSQHRHFNGTINLIFQPA; translated from the coding sequence ATGACCACTAAAATTTTGCCTGAAATTGATCAGATTAAAGATGAGATGATTGCGATTAGACACCAAATTCATCAACATCCTGAAATCGGTTTTGAAGAACATAAAACCAGTGAATTAGTGGCCAAACTTCTTACTGAGTGGGGATATCAAGTCACCCGTGGAATTGGTGGTACAGGGGTTGTCGGTCAGTTAAAAAATGGTCACGGTCCAGCCATTGGTATTCGTGCTGATATGGATGCATTACCTATCGATGAAGCGACTAAATTATCTTACCAGAGTCAGATAAAAGGGAAAATGCATGCTTGTGGTCATGATGGACATACCGCAACACTGCTTACGACTGCTCGCTATTTTTCACAGCACCGCCATTTTAATGGCACAATTAATCTTATCTTTCAGCCAGCTTAA